The following are encoded in a window of Lagenorhynchus albirostris chromosome 3, mLagAlb1.1, whole genome shotgun sequence genomic DNA:
- the LOC132518573 gene encoding tetraspanin-3-like — protein MGQCGITSPKTVLVFLNLIFWGAAGILCYVGAYVFITYDDYDHFFEDVYTLIPAVVIIAVGALLFIIGLIGCCATIRESRCGLATFVIILLLVFVTEVVVVVLGYVYRAKVENEVDRSIQKVYKTYNGTNPDAASRAIDYVQRQLHCCGIHNYSDWENTDWFKETKNQSVPLSCCRETASSCNGSLAHPSDLYAEGCEALVVKKLQEIMMHVIWAALAFAAIQLLGMLCACIVLCRRSRDPAYELLITGGTYA, from the coding sequence ATGGGCCAGTGCGGCATCACCTCCCCCAAGACCGTGCTGGTGTTTCTCAACCTCATCTTCTGGGGAGCAGCTGGCATTTTATGCTATGTGGGAGCCTATGTCTTCATCACTTATGACGACTATGACCACTTCTTTGAAGATGTGTACACTCTCATCCCTGCTGTGGTGATCATAGCTGTAGGAGCCCTGCTCTTCATTATTGGGCTAATTGGCTGCTGTGCCACAATCCGGGAAAGCCGCTGTGGACTTGCCACGTTTGTCATCATCCTACTCTTGGTTTTTGTCACAGAAGTTGTTGTAGTGGTTTTGGGATATGTTTACAGAGCAAAGGTGGAAAATGAGGTTGATCGCAGCATTCAGAAAGTATATAAGACCTACAATGGAACCAACCCTGATGCTGCTAGCCGGGCTATTGATTATGTACAGAGACAGCTGCATTGTTGTGGAATTCACAACTATTCAGACTGGGAAAATACAGACTGgttcaaagaaaccaaaaaccaGAGTGTCCCTCTTAGCTGTTGCAGAGAGACCGCCAGCAGCTGTAATGGCAGTCTGGCCCACCCCTCTGACCTCTACGCCGAGGGGTGTGAAGCTCTAGTTGTGAAGAAGCTACAAGAAATCATGATGCATGTTATCTGGGCAGCACTGGCATTTGCAGCTATTCAGCTGCTGGGCATGCTGTGTGCCTGCATCGTATTGTGCAGAAGGAGTAGAGATCCTGCTTATGAGCTGCTCATCACCGGTGGAACCTATGCATAA